Proteins encoded in a region of the Candidatus Methylomirabilota bacterium genome:
- the hpt gene encoding hypoxanthine phosphoribosyltransferase, with amino-acid sequence MADDIAEILIPEAEIQAKVRELGRAISRDYAGKDLVLISVLRGGFVFLADLCRVITLPVTIDVMAVSSYGPDARPLGVVKILKDLDESVTDREILVVEDVIDTGLTLSYLLRNLEPRAPASLKVCVLLDKPARRIVDLPIAYRGFEVPDKFVVGYGLDYRQRYRNLPYIGILTKEAVDRWNRQ; translated from the coding sequence ATGGCCGATGATATTGCCGAGATCCTGATCCCAGAAGCAGAGATCCAGGCCAAGGTCCGCGAGCTGGGAAGAGCGATCTCGAGGGACTATGCCGGCAAGGACTTGGTGCTCATCAGCGTCCTGAGAGGCGGCTTTGTCTTTCTGGCCGATCTCTGCCGAGTCATCACGCTTCCGGTGACCATTGATGTCATGGCCGTGTCGAGCTACGGCCCCGATGCAAGACCGTTGGGGGTCGTCAAGATCCTCAAAGATCTCGATGAAAGCGTTACCGACCGCGAGATCCTTGTCGTCGAGGATGTCATCGATACTGGCTTGACCTTGAGTTACCTGTTGCGGAACCTCGAGCCGCGGGCTCCCGCGAGCCTGAAGGTGTGTGTCTTACTGGACAAGCCAGCTCGTCGCATTGTCGACCTCCCCATCGCCTATCGGGGGTTCGAGGTTCCCGACAAGTTCGTGGTCGGCTACGGTCTCGACTACCGCCAACGGTACCGGAACCTTCCTTACATTGGCATCCTAACCAAGGAGGCCGTCGACCGCTGGAACCGCCAGTAG
- a CDS encoding phosphoribosyltransferase family protein, translating into MEAEVLKRISRGIIMRTGAYVTNDHFMISSGRHAREYVEKRLVTTEPAFTEGLGEIVAAHFAASPVDIVLSSGIGATTLGHCVARAHPSRPKLLYAVKGKGKEGETEVTLPREFLPFLNPRSSALIIEDILTTGSTVRALIRLVEKRGGRVVGIGSLWNRHPGIKFSCPFFALVSQDFPTYSRDACPLCEKGVPINTEYGVIVGAPPRRVRGARGKGPRSRARR; encoded by the coding sequence ATGGAGGCGGAGGTTCTCAAGCGAATTAGCCGCGGGATTATCATGCGGACTGGGGCGTACGTGACCAACGATCACTTCATGATCTCATCGGGACGGCACGCCCGCGAGTATGTGGAGAAACGGCTCGTGACCACCGAGCCGGCCTTCACCGAGGGATTGGGGGAGATCGTCGCCGCGCACTTCGCCGCTTCCCCCGTAGATATTGTCCTGAGCTCAGGGATCGGTGCCACAACCCTGGGGCATTGTGTGGCCAGGGCCCATCCCTCTCGCCCCAAGCTGCTTTACGCAGTCAAGGGAAAGGGAAAAGAGGGAGAGACAGAGGTAACGCTTCCCCGGGAGTTCCTCCCCTTCCTGAACCCCCGAAGTTCTGCCTTGATTATCGAGGACATTCTGACTACCGGCTCCACCGTCCGCGCCCTGATTCGTTTGGTGGAAAAGCGAGGTGGACGGGTTGTCGGGATCGGAAGCCTGTGGAATCGGCACCCGGGAATCAAGTTTAGCTGCCCTTTCTTCGCGCTCGTGAGTCAGGACTTCCCCACGTATTCGCGAGACGCGTGTCCCCTCTGTGAGAAGGGGGTCCCAATCAACACGGAGTACGGTGTGATCGTGGGTGCGCCCCCTCGGCGAGTTCGGGGAGCGCGTGGGAAGGGACCCCGGTCCAGGGCTCGGAGGTGA
- a CDS encoding PilZ domain-containing protein, which translates to MEKRQHSRFVLRMPVLCESPMVRDYRTLGITRNVSQSGLLVEAVLPLPQGTSTDLCLLSGDLVARAEAVVVWAAEGSPGLMGLPIPTYA; encoded by the coding sequence ATGGAAAAACGTCAGCATTCACGCTTCGTCCTGCGAATGCCGGTACTCTGCGAGAGCCCGATGGTGCGCGATTATCGCACGCTCGGGATCACGCGGAATGTGAGCCAGAGCGGGCTGCTGGTCGAGGCCGTCCTGCCGCTCCCTCAGGGCACGTCGACGGACCTCTGCCTGCTCTCGGGAGATCTTGTTGCTCGGGCCGAGGCGGTGGTGGTCTGGGCGGCCGAGGGCTCCCCAGGCCTGATGGGCCTGCCAATACCCACGTATGCATGA